A single window of Lytechinus variegatus isolate NC3 chromosome 8, Lvar_3.0, whole genome shotgun sequence DNA harbors:
- the LOC121419675 gene encoding dentin sialophosphoprotein-like produces MEDVDGTKNRLIQVTEADFTADFISTEDETRPDKAKENSERPLSPLKPGQARAPPDDHVELESIAEEVVKDTPEKKDGDLEVEDLEEDEWKMEEQIPSKDIEDGAVEPAQERVDDVDPQIGQTEKVNSKNANRCKSQELEEGKEEGNQSKSEKNSDFMEDKELDLMIADIMSDTADVAKHSPHVPLNSASEQIKAIEPVEGLNERYSEHLASLPKPIDTDTAEVMEKDKDAEKTAEVHERCSVCLATAPLPTSTEGGKVMGETTDVSLDGIAETAEKTTMGTEAKDDLHEACSVCLATAPPPTSTEAIDPEKDTRQTEHIEALSSDTGAENEHQITEMHETCSVCLATSPPSAETTNVNETKTEETELVEVPLSDVAEENTTPKESNDQEEVHEVCSVCLATVPPTNVLEDDHGESTGKTEAAEGSSSLTPADTERKECNEKEAEIHETCSVCLATAPATRVAEEESTETEKTVDGESSSANTNREGTAVNPETEPEENPGEMKVTGNLVDSTTDMDISKVTQEVGNEIHEACSVCLAKTPPTFPAVDIEDPSKGDAEEIEVGKGVNQTCLASEPSEKEDGEFNEAGSICSATDIASSVNTGEVPEEVINPLGTEQLPEVLTLHNGAANNREGIGEVHETCSVCLATGSSPDSATDGNDKTTKDISAEDIPKMIESSLDTTQDTTDAVTANINSDEPLPQETTDENTPNSDRTEAQANVIEECDNPVAKVSSQVAKDENPTESTEETTGERTESSTFKDREDSTEATKPQSIKEDTAQASKPATAAQGTAMEPPTNEEGEGATGGEESPATAPEGNPEDKKVAKTAPPEDTAVPVECPPITTGCREKTNKSELQDETVIDDNAKEEVHQTCSVCLATSPEKEVTEEVQQAVEIRDAAKVHEACSVCLATAPMTPNIQKEQSEQKIKEGTTEEIHETCSVCLAAESPTTQEVATMDKPGDKRVVEVHEICSVCMATVNAPSVPAESAPSEQLSRAPEVIPPVLVEDENQTSETVIEVHYIEDIHETCSVCTATGSAAPDESKNSSNSKVTKVQQAQDDMPGTPDISTEEGSAVNAQEIQDDNVLLSSSPKVASSTNQVESDDFAGGSNQPNIPSGPTKDISKETEDQGAEAETMVNDKKIDDVEDRATESSIPETRTKQGIQSVPVELPGNSEDIHVADEEENTARAETVGDTRGPESSEASAAEQSLDPQAIKVSA; encoded by the exons ATGGAAGATGTT GATGGAACAAAAAATCGTCTCATCCAAGTCACCGAAGCAGACTTCACAGCTGATTTCATATCTACTGAAGATGAGACTCGTCCTGACAAAGCGAAGGAAAATTCCGAAAGGCCACTCTCTCCACTTAAGCCAGGTCAGGCAAGGGCACCACCTGACGACCATGTAGAATTAGAATCAATCGCTGAGGAAGTTGTCAAAGACACACCTGAGAAAAAAGATGGTGACCTGGAAGTTGAAGACCTGGAGGAAGATGAATGGAAGATGGAAGAACAAATACCTTCCAAAGATATCGAAGATGGCGCTGTTGAACCTGCACaggagagagtcgatgatgttgACCCTCAGATTGGTCAAACGGAGAAAGTTAATAGCAAGAATGCAAATCGTTGCAAATCACAAGAACTTGAAGAGGGGAAAGAGGAGGGGAATCAGAGTAAAAGTGAAAAGAATTCTGACTTCATGGAAGACAAAGAGCTTGACCTCATGATAGCAGATATAATGTCAGACACGGCAGATGTTGCAAAGCATAGCCCCCATGTTCCATTGAATTCTGCATCAGAACAAATAAAAGCCATTGAACCTGTAGAGGGTCTGAATGAACGGTACAGTGAGCATTTAGCATCACTGCCCAAGCCAATAGACACAGATACAGCGGAAGTCATGGAGAAGGATAAAGATGCAGAGAAAACTGCGGAAGTTCATGAAAGATGTAGTGTCTGTCTGGCAACTGCACCACTTCCAACGTCAACAGAGGGGGGGAAGGTAATGGGTGAAACTACCGATGTGTCACTGGACGGAATAGCAGAAACTGCAGAGAAGACCACCATGGGGACAGAAGCAAAAGATGACTTACATGAAGCATGTAGTGTATGCCTGGCAACTGCACCACCACCTACTTCTACTGAAGCAATTGATCCAGAGAAAGATACCAGACAGACAGAACATATTGAGGCTTTATCAAGTGATACAGGGGCAGAAAATGAACATCAGATAACAGAAATGCATGAAACATGCAGTGTCTGTTTGGCAACGTCACCACCTTCAGCAGAAACAACTAATGTAAACgaaacaaagacagaagaaaCAGAGCTTGTTGAAGTTCCTTTAAGTGATGTAGCAGAAGAAAATACTACACCGAAGGAAAGCAATGACCAAGAAGAAGTACATGAAGTATGCAGTGTCTGTCTCGCAACAGTTCCTCCTACAAATGTCCTTGAAGATGATCATGGTGAATCAACGGGCAAGACGGAAGCTGCTGAAGGTTCATCATCATTGACACCAGCAGACACTGAGCGAAAGGAATGTAATGAAAAAGAAGCAGAAATACATGAAACATGTAGTGTTTGTTTGGCAACAGCTCCTGCGACAAGAGTTGCCGAAGAAGAAAGCACTGAAACAGAGAAAACCGTAGATGGTGAATCTTCCTCAGCAAATACCAACAGAGAGGGTACTGCAGTGAATCCTGAAACAGAGCCGGAAGAAAACCCAGGTGAAATGAAAGTGACTGGAAATCTAGTTGATTCTACAACAGATATGGATATCAGTAAGGTCACTCAGGAGGTGGGCAATGAGATACATGAAGCATGCAGTGTATGTTTGGCAAAAACACCTCCCACTTTTCCGGCTGTTGACATCGAGGACCCTTCCAAGGGTGATGCAGAAGAGATAGAAGTAGGAAAAGGTGTAAATCAAACATGCTTGGCAAGTGAACCTTCTGAAAAAGAAGATGGAGAATTTAACGAAGCTGGAAGCATCTGTTCAGCCACTGACATAGCTTCATCTGTAAATACAGGTGAAGTTCCTGAAGAGGTGATAAATCCCTTGGGAACTGAGCAATTGCCTGAAGTTCTAACATTACACAATGGTGCAGCGAACAATAGGGAGGGGATAGGTGAAGTCCATGAAACATGTAGTGTTTGTTTGGCCACAGGATCCTCACCAGACTCTGCAACAGATGGGAATGACAAGACTACTAAAGATATTTCGGCAGAGGATATTCCCAAAATGATTGAATCTTCCCTTGATACAACTCAGGACACGACAGATGCTGTTACTGCCAACATAAATTCTGATGAACCCCTTCCACAAGAGACTACAGATGAAAACACGCCAAATTCAGACAGAACAGAAGCCCAGGCTAATGTAATTGAAGAATGTGACAACCCAGTGGCTAAGGTGTCTTCACAAGTTGCAAAAGATGAAAATCCTACAGAgtcaactgaagaaactacaggAGAAAGAACTGAATCCTCAACGTTTAAAGACAGAGAAGACAGTACAGAGGCAACTAAACCTCAATCCATTAAGGAAGATACTGCACAGGCTTCCAAGCCTGCTACAGCAGCGCAAGGCACTGCGATGGAACCTCCTACCAATGAAGAAGGGGAAGGTGCTACAGGAGGAGAGGAGTCTCCAGCCACTGCACCTGAGGGAAATCCAGAGGATAAGAAAGTGGCAAAGACTGCTCCACCTGAAGACACAGCAGTTCCTGTTGAATGTCCACCCATAACTACAGGGTGCCGCGAAAAGACAAATAAATCAGAATTACAAGATGAAACAGTAATTGACGACAATGCAAAAGAGGAAGTTCATCAAACATGCAGTGTCTGTTTGGCAACCAGTCCTGAGAAAGAAGTTACAGAAGAGGTACAGCAGGCTGTCGAAATCAGAGATGCTGCGAAAGTACATGAAGCATGCAGTGTCTGTTTAGCTACTGCACCTATGACACCAAATATACAGAAAGAACAATCtgaacagaaaatcaaagaaggTACAAcagaagaaattcatgaaacttgcagTGTATGTCTGGCAGCTGAAAGTCCCACAACTCAAGAAGTGGCTACCATGGACAAACCTGGTGACAAACGAGTAGTAGAGGTGCATGAAATATGCAGTGTTTGTATGGCTACAGTGAATGCTCCATCAGTACCAGCTGAATCAGCTCCTTCAGAGCAACTTTCCAGAGCCCCTGAGGTAATTCCTCCAGTATTGGTAGAAGATGAGAATCAAACTTCAGAGACAGTTATTGAGGTCCATTACATAGAAGACATACATGAAACCTGTAGTGTCTGTACAGCCACTGGCTCTGCTGCTCCTGACGAAAGTAAGAACAGCAGCAATAGCAAAGTTACCAAAGTTCAACAAGCTCAGGATGATATGCCAGGAACCCCAGATATCAGCACAGAAGAAGGAAGTGCTGTAAATGCGCAGGAGATACAGGATGACAATGTCCTCCTCTCATCTTCTCCCAAGGTAGCTTCATCAACAAACCAAGTCGAAAGTGATGACTTTGCAGGAGGGAGTAACCAACCCAACATTCCTTCAGGTCCAACAAAGGATATAAGTAAAGAAACAGAAGACCAAGGTGCAGAAGCTGAAACTATGGTGAATGACAAGAAAATAGATGATGTTGAGGACAGGGCCACAGAGTCAAGCATCCCAGAAACTCGTACAAAGCAAGGAATCCAGAGTGTTCCTGTAGAACTTCCAGGAAATTCCGAAGATATTCATGTTGCAGATGAAGAGGAAAATACTGCGCGAGCAGAAACTGTTGGAGACACCAGAGGGCCTGAAAGCTCAGAAGCATCGGCTGCAGAGCAATCCTTAGATCCACAAGCTATAAAAGTCAGTGCCTGA